The following are encoded in a window of Rissa tridactyla isolate bRisTri1 chromosome 3, bRisTri1.patW.cur.20221130, whole genome shotgun sequence genomic DNA:
- the CYRIA gene encoding CYFIP-related Rac1 interactor A isoform X3 — protein MGNLLKVLTCTELDQGPNFFLDFENAQPTDGEREVWNQISAVLQDSESMLADLQAYKGAGQEIRDAIQNPNDIQLQEKAWNSVCPLVVRLKRFYEFSLRLEKALQSLLESLTCPPYTPTQHLEREQALAKEFAEILHFTLRFDELKMRNPAIQNDFSYYRRTISRNRINNMHLDIENEVNNEMANRMSLFYAEATPMLKTLSNATTHFVSENKTLPIENTTDCLSTMASVCKVMLETPEYRSRFTSEETLMFCMRVMVGVIILYDHVHPVGAFSKTSKIDWHASVPR, from the exons atgcacagcccacagatggaGAAAGGGAGGTATGGAATCAGATCAGTGCAGTTTTACAGGACTCGGAAAGTATGCTTGCAGACCTTCAGGCTTACAAAGGAGCTGGACAAGAAATTAGAGAT gcaATACAAAACCCCAATGATATCCAGTTGCAAGAAAAAGCATGGAATTCAGTATGTCCTCTGGTTGTAAGGCTGAAGCGCTTTTATGAGTTTTCACTCAGATTAG AGAAGGCCCTGCAGAGCTTATTGGAGTCCTTGACGTGCCCGCCTTATACTCCAACTCAGCACCTGGAACGGGAACAGGCTCTAGCGAAAGAGTTTGCAGAAATCTTACATTTTACTCTTCGTTTTGATGAACTTAAG ATGAGAAACCCAGCAATTCAGAATGACTTCAGTTATTATAGGCGGACAATAAGTCGCAACAGAATAAACAACATGCAC CTAGACATTGAGAATGAAGTAAACAATGAAATGGCCAATAGGATGTCCCTGTTTTATGCAGAAGCCACACCAATGCTGAAAACGCTCAGTAACGCAACTACGCATTTTGTGTCAGAA AACAAAACGTTACCAATTGAAAATACAACGGACTGTCTAAGTACTATGGCTAGTGTATGTAAAGTCATGTTGGAAACACC cGAGTACAGGAGTCGATTCACCAGTGAAGAGACCCTTATGTTCTGCATGCGAGTAATGGTGGGAGTTATTATTCTGTACGATCACGTTCATCCTGTGGGAGCTTTCTCAAAGACATCAAAGATTGAT TGGCATGCTTCTGTTCCCAGATGA
- the CYRIA gene encoding CYFIP-related Rac1 interactor A isoform X2, with product MGNLLKVLTREIENYPHFFLDFENAQPTDGEREVWNQISAVLQDSESMLADLQAYKGAGQEIRDAIQNPNDIQLQEKAWNSVCPLVVRLKRFYEFSLRLEKALQSLLESLTCPPYTPTQHLEREQALAKEFAEILHFTLRFDELKMRNPAIQNDFSYYRRTISRNRINNMHLDIENEVNNEMANRMSLFYAEATPMLKTLSNATTHFVSENKTLPIENTTDCLSTMASVCKVMLETPEYRSRFTSEETLMFCMRVMVGVIILYDHVHPVGAFSKTSKIDMKGCIKVLKEQPPDTVEGLLNALRFTTKHLNDESTSKQIRAMLQ from the exons atgcacagcccacagatggaGAAAGGGAGGTATGGAATCAGATCAGTGCAGTTTTACAGGACTCGGAAAGTATGCTTGCAGACCTTCAGGCTTACAAAGGAGCTGGACAAGAAATTAGAGAT gcaATACAAAACCCCAATGATATCCAGTTGCAAGAAAAAGCATGGAATTCAGTATGTCCTCTGGTTGTAAGGCTGAAGCGCTTTTATGAGTTTTCACTCAGATTAG AGAAGGCCCTGCAGAGCTTATTGGAGTCCTTGACGTGCCCGCCTTATACTCCAACTCAGCACCTGGAACGGGAACAGGCTCTAGCGAAAGAGTTTGCAGAAATCTTACATTTTACTCTTCGTTTTGATGAACTTAAG ATGAGAAACCCAGCAATTCAGAATGACTTCAGTTATTATAGGCGGACAATAAGTCGCAACAGAATAAACAACATGCAC CTAGACATTGAGAATGAAGTAAACAATGAAATGGCCAATAGGATGTCCCTGTTTTATGCAGAAGCCACACCAATGCTGAAAACGCTCAGTAACGCAACTACGCATTTTGTGTCAGAA AACAAAACGTTACCAATTGAAAATACAACGGACTGTCTAAGTACTATGGCTAGTGTATGTAAAGTCATGTTGGAAACACC cGAGTACAGGAGTCGATTCACCAGTGAAGAGACCCTTATGTTCTGCATGCGAGTAATGGTGGGAGTTATTATTCTGTACGATCACGTTCATCCTGTGGGAGCTTTCTCAAAGACATCAAAGATTGAT ATGAAGGGATGCATAAAAGTTTTAAAGGAACAACCACCTGACACTGTGGAAGGACTTCTGAATGCTCTCAG GTTCACTACAAAACACCTGAATGATGAATCTACTTCAAAACAAATTCGAGCTATGCTGCAGTAG
- the CYRIA gene encoding CYFIP-related Rac1 interactor A isoform X1 has protein sequence MGNLLKVLTCTELDQGPNFFLDFENAQPTDGEREVWNQISAVLQDSESMLADLQAYKGAGQEIRDAIQNPNDIQLQEKAWNSVCPLVVRLKRFYEFSLRLEKALQSLLESLTCPPYTPTQHLEREQALAKEFAEILHFTLRFDELKMRNPAIQNDFSYYRRTISRNRINNMHLDIENEVNNEMANRMSLFYAEATPMLKTLSNATTHFVSENKTLPIENTTDCLSTMASVCKVMLETPEYRSRFTSEETLMFCMRVMVGVIILYDHVHPVGAFSKTSKIDMKGCIKVLKEQPPDTVEGLLNALRFTTKHLNDESTSKQIRAMLQ, from the exons atgcacagcccacagatggaGAAAGGGAGGTATGGAATCAGATCAGTGCAGTTTTACAGGACTCGGAAAGTATGCTTGCAGACCTTCAGGCTTACAAAGGAGCTGGACAAGAAATTAGAGAT gcaATACAAAACCCCAATGATATCCAGTTGCAAGAAAAAGCATGGAATTCAGTATGTCCTCTGGTTGTAAGGCTGAAGCGCTTTTATGAGTTTTCACTCAGATTAG AGAAGGCCCTGCAGAGCTTATTGGAGTCCTTGACGTGCCCGCCTTATACTCCAACTCAGCACCTGGAACGGGAACAGGCTCTAGCGAAAGAGTTTGCAGAAATCTTACATTTTACTCTTCGTTTTGATGAACTTAAG ATGAGAAACCCAGCAATTCAGAATGACTTCAGTTATTATAGGCGGACAATAAGTCGCAACAGAATAAACAACATGCAC CTAGACATTGAGAATGAAGTAAACAATGAAATGGCCAATAGGATGTCCCTGTTTTATGCAGAAGCCACACCAATGCTGAAAACGCTCAGTAACGCAACTACGCATTTTGTGTCAGAA AACAAAACGTTACCAATTGAAAATACAACGGACTGTCTAAGTACTATGGCTAGTGTATGTAAAGTCATGTTGGAAACACC cGAGTACAGGAGTCGATTCACCAGTGAAGAGACCCTTATGTTCTGCATGCGAGTAATGGTGGGAGTTATTATTCTGTACGATCACGTTCATCCTGTGGGAGCTTTCTCAAAGACATCAAAGATTGAT ATGAAGGGATGCATAAAAGTTTTAAAGGAACAACCACCTGACACTGTGGAAGGACTTCTGAATGCTCTCAG GTTCACTACAAAACACCTGAATGATGAATCTACTTCAAAACAAATTCGAGCTATGCTGCAGTAG
- the CYRIA gene encoding CYFIP-related Rac1 interactor A isoform X4 encodes MLADLQAYKGAGQEIRDAIQNPNDIQLQEKAWNSVCPLVVRLKRFYEFSLRLEKALQSLLESLTCPPYTPTQHLEREQALAKEFAEILHFTLRFDELKMRNPAIQNDFSYYRRTISRNRINNMHLDIENEVNNEMANRMSLFYAEATPMLKTLSNATTHFVSENKTLPIENTTDCLSTMASVCKVMLETPEYRSRFTSEETLMFCMRVMVGVIILYDHVHPVGAFSKTSKIDMKGCIKVLKEQPPDTVEGLLNALRFTTKHLNDESTSKQIRAMLQ; translated from the exons ATGCTTGCAGACCTTCAGGCTTACAAAGGAGCTGGACAAGAAATTAGAGAT gcaATACAAAACCCCAATGATATCCAGTTGCAAGAAAAAGCATGGAATTCAGTATGTCCTCTGGTTGTAAGGCTGAAGCGCTTTTATGAGTTTTCACTCAGATTAG AGAAGGCCCTGCAGAGCTTATTGGAGTCCTTGACGTGCCCGCCTTATACTCCAACTCAGCACCTGGAACGGGAACAGGCTCTAGCGAAAGAGTTTGCAGAAATCTTACATTTTACTCTTCGTTTTGATGAACTTAAG ATGAGAAACCCAGCAATTCAGAATGACTTCAGTTATTATAGGCGGACAATAAGTCGCAACAGAATAAACAACATGCAC CTAGACATTGAGAATGAAGTAAACAATGAAATGGCCAATAGGATGTCCCTGTTTTATGCAGAAGCCACACCAATGCTGAAAACGCTCAGTAACGCAACTACGCATTTTGTGTCAGAA AACAAAACGTTACCAATTGAAAATACAACGGACTGTCTAAGTACTATGGCTAGTGTATGTAAAGTCATGTTGGAAACACC cGAGTACAGGAGTCGATTCACCAGTGAAGAGACCCTTATGTTCTGCATGCGAGTAATGGTGGGAGTTATTATTCTGTACGATCACGTTCATCCTGTGGGAGCTTTCTCAAAGACATCAAAGATTGAT ATGAAGGGATGCATAAAAGTTTTAAAGGAACAACCACCTGACACTGTGGAAGGACTTCTGAATGCTCTCAG GTTCACTACAAAACACCTGAATGATGAATCTACTTCAAAACAAATTCGAGCTATGCTGCAGTAG